A region of Peromyscus maniculatus bairdii isolate BWxNUB_F1_BW_parent chromosome 7, HU_Pman_BW_mat_3.1, whole genome shotgun sequence DNA encodes the following proteins:
- the Fam240a gene encoding protein FAM240A, translating to MNSQYVRREVFCGNTCHELKRFWEREIGKQTYYRQSEEHRLGRSALRKLREEWKQRLETKLRLRNSPDEAERRTNVS from the exons ATGAACAGTCAGTACGTCCGCCGAGAGGTCTTCTGTGGGAACACCTGCCACGAGCTCAAacgcttctgggagagggagattgGCAAACAGACGTACTACCGCCAGTCCGAAGAGCATCGCCTGGGAAGGAGCGCGCTGAGAAA ACTCAGGGAAGAAtggaagcagagactggaaaCAAAGCTGAGGCTGCGGAACAGTCCAGATGAGGCAGAAAGGCGGACAAATGTCAGCTGA